One genomic segment of Sminthopsis crassicaudata isolate SCR6 chromosome 4, ASM4859323v1, whole genome shotgun sequence includes these proteins:
- the PHOSPHO1 gene encoding phosphoethanolamine/phosphocholine phosphatase isoform X1, which yields MCQRRWSGRLSNHPLCGGLLPRPFSLAPSSQDGTRMAEPGAPRFLLTFDFDETIVNENSDDSIVRAAPGQKLPDSLRATFREGFYNEYMQRVFQYLGEQGVKAQDFREVYEDIPLCPGMTDLFQFLTKQGSCFEIILISDANTFGVESSLRASGYRGLFRKIFSNPSGPDERGVVVLQPFHKHSCTRCPANMCKHKVLGDYLRERAQEGVHFEHLFYVGDGANDFCPMGLLAVGDVAFPRRGYPMHQLIQQAQNTEPSSFRATVVPWESAAEVRRYLQEMVKKC from the coding sequence ATGTGCCAGCGCCGCTGGTCTGGGCGCCTCTCTAACCATCCTCTCTGCGGCGGGCTCCTGCCGCGCCCCTTCTCGCTTGCTCCCTCCTCCCAGGACGGCACTAGGATGGCGGAGCCGGGAGCGCCCCGCTTCCTGCTAACCTTCGATTTTGATGAGACCATAGTGAACGAGAACAGCGACGACTCAATCGTGCGCGCGGCCCCGGGCCAGAAGCTGCCTGACAGCTTGCGGGCCACGTTCCGCGAGGGCTTCTACAACGAATACATGCAGCGGGTCTTCCAGTACCTGGGGGAGCAGGGCGTAAAGGCGCAAGACTTCCGCGAAGTCTACGAGGACATCCCACTATGTCCCGGTATGACCGACCTCTTCCAGTTCCTGACCAAACAGGGCAGCTGCTTTGAGATCATCCTCATCTCGGACGCCAACACGTTTGGGGTGGAGAGCTCCCTGCGCGCCTCGGGCTACCGCGGCCTCTTCCGAAAAATCTTCAGCAATCCCTCGGGCCCCGATGAGCGGGGCGTGGTGGTATTGCAGCCCTTCCACAAGCACTCCTGCACGCGCTGCCCCGCCAACATGTGCAAACACAAGGTGCTCGGCGACTATTTGCGCGAGAGGGCGCAGGAAGGGGTGCACTTCGAGCATCTCTTCTACGTGGGCGACGGCGCCAATGACTTCTGCCCCATGGGGCTGCTGGCGGTCGGAGACGTGGCTTTCCCGCGCCGCGGCTACCCCATGCACCAGCTCATCCAGCAAGCCCAGAATACCGAGCCCTCCTCGTTCCGGGCCACCGTGGTGCCCTGGGAGTCGGCAGCCGAAGTCCGCCGCTACTTGCAGGAGATGGTGAAGAAATGCTAA
- the PHOSPHO1 gene encoding phosphoethanolamine/phosphocholine phosphatase isoform X3 produces MAEPGAPRFLLTFDFDETIVNENSDDSIVRAAPGQKLPDSLRATFREGFYNEYMQRVFQYLGEQGVKAQDFREVYEDIPLCPGMTDLFQFLTKQGSCFEIILISDANTFGVESSLRASGYRGLFRKIFSNPSGPDERGVVVLQPFHKHSCTRCPANMCKHKVLGDYLRERAQEGVHFEHLFYVGDGANDFCPMGLLAVGDVAFPRRGYPMHQLIQQAQNTEPSSFRATVVPWESAAEVRRYLQEMVKKC; encoded by the coding sequence ATGGCGGAGCCGGGAGCGCCCCGCTTCCTGCTAACCTTCGATTTTGATGAGACCATAGTGAACGAGAACAGCGACGACTCAATCGTGCGCGCGGCCCCGGGCCAGAAGCTGCCTGACAGCTTGCGGGCCACGTTCCGCGAGGGCTTCTACAACGAATACATGCAGCGGGTCTTCCAGTACCTGGGGGAGCAGGGCGTAAAGGCGCAAGACTTCCGCGAAGTCTACGAGGACATCCCACTATGTCCCGGTATGACCGACCTCTTCCAGTTCCTGACCAAACAGGGCAGCTGCTTTGAGATCATCCTCATCTCGGACGCCAACACGTTTGGGGTGGAGAGCTCCCTGCGCGCCTCGGGCTACCGCGGCCTCTTCCGAAAAATCTTCAGCAATCCCTCGGGCCCCGATGAGCGGGGCGTGGTGGTATTGCAGCCCTTCCACAAGCACTCCTGCACGCGCTGCCCCGCCAACATGTGCAAACACAAGGTGCTCGGCGACTATTTGCGCGAGAGGGCGCAGGAAGGGGTGCACTTCGAGCATCTCTTCTACGTGGGCGACGGCGCCAATGACTTCTGCCCCATGGGGCTGCTGGCGGTCGGAGACGTGGCTTTCCCGCGCCGCGGCTACCCCATGCACCAGCTCATCCAGCAAGCCCAGAATACCGAGCCCTCCTCGTTCCGGGCCACCGTGGTGCCCTGGGAGTCGGCAGCCGAAGTCCGCCGCTACTTGCAGGAGATGGTGAAGAAATGCTAA
- the PHOSPHO1 gene encoding phosphoethanolamine/phosphocholine phosphatase isoform X2, which translates to MNGCFPVTGLRCLSRDGTRMAEPGAPRFLLTFDFDETIVNENSDDSIVRAAPGQKLPDSLRATFREGFYNEYMQRVFQYLGEQGVKAQDFREVYEDIPLCPGMTDLFQFLTKQGSCFEIILISDANTFGVESSLRASGYRGLFRKIFSNPSGPDERGVVVLQPFHKHSCTRCPANMCKHKVLGDYLRERAQEGVHFEHLFYVGDGANDFCPMGLLAVGDVAFPRRGYPMHQLIQQAQNTEPSSFRATVVPWESAAEVRRYLQEMVKKC; encoded by the exons ATGAACGGGTGTTTTCCAGTTACAGGCTTGAGGTGCCTGTCTAGG GACGGCACTAGGATGGCGGAGCCGGGAGCGCCCCGCTTCCTGCTAACCTTCGATTTTGATGAGACCATAGTGAACGAGAACAGCGACGACTCAATCGTGCGCGCGGCCCCGGGCCAGAAGCTGCCTGACAGCTTGCGGGCCACGTTCCGCGAGGGCTTCTACAACGAATACATGCAGCGGGTCTTCCAGTACCTGGGGGAGCAGGGCGTAAAGGCGCAAGACTTCCGCGAAGTCTACGAGGACATCCCACTATGTCCCGGTATGACCGACCTCTTCCAGTTCCTGACCAAACAGGGCAGCTGCTTTGAGATCATCCTCATCTCGGACGCCAACACGTTTGGGGTGGAGAGCTCCCTGCGCGCCTCGGGCTACCGCGGCCTCTTCCGAAAAATCTTCAGCAATCCCTCGGGCCCCGATGAGCGGGGCGTGGTGGTATTGCAGCCCTTCCACAAGCACTCCTGCACGCGCTGCCCCGCCAACATGTGCAAACACAAGGTGCTCGGCGACTATTTGCGCGAGAGGGCGCAGGAAGGGGTGCACTTCGAGCATCTCTTCTACGTGGGCGACGGCGCCAATGACTTCTGCCCCATGGGGCTGCTGGCGGTCGGAGACGTGGCTTTCCCGCGCCGCGGCTACCCCATGCACCAGCTCATCCAGCAAGCCCAGAATACCGAGCCCTCCTCGTTCCGGGCCACCGTGGTGCCCTGGGAGTCGGCAGCCGAAGTCCGCCGCTACTTGCAGGAGATGGTGAAGAAATGCTAA